In the Kaistella sp. 97-N-M2 genome, one interval contains:
- the radC gene encoding DNA repair protein RadC, protein MSIKFLAEDDRPREKFLLKGKNALSDAELLAIIMGSGNREDSAVDLARKILDSVGNNWHNLSLLQISDLTKFKGVGEAKAISIATALEIGRRRASQEVPEKIQITNSADTYKVLQPHLGDLQTEEFWVVFLNQSNRVLGKSKLSSGGINQSVVDVRILFKNALEHFATGIIIAHNHPSGNLKPSQEDLKITKQIGEGGKILNIQLIDHLIIAQNSYLSFADENLL, encoded by the coding sequence ATGTCAATTAAATTTCTTGCTGAAGACGACCGACCGCGGGAAAAATTTTTGCTGAAAGGTAAAAATGCACTCTCCGACGCGGAATTGTTGGCAATTATAATGGGCAGCGGCAACCGCGAAGATTCCGCTGTGGACCTGGCGCGTAAGATTTTAGATTCCGTGGGTAACAACTGGCACAATCTGTCTTTACTGCAGATTTCAGATCTAACAAAGTTTAAAGGAGTAGGCGAGGCCAAAGCCATTTCTATTGCCACTGCGCTGGAAATCGGGCGGCGGCGAGCTTCCCAGGAAGTTCCGGAAAAAATTCAGATCACCAACAGCGCTGACACTTACAAAGTGTTGCAACCTCATTTAGGCGATCTTCAAACCGAAGAGTTTTGGGTGGTTTTTCTTAACCAGAGCAATCGCGTACTGGGCAAATCGAAACTTTCTTCCGGCGGCATCAACCAGTCTGTCGTAGATGTGCGGATATTATTTAAAAATGCCCTCGAACATTTCGCTACCGGAATTATTATCGCACACAATCATCCCTCCGGAAATTTAAAACCCAGCCAGGAAGATCTTAAGATCACAAAGCAAATTGGGGAAGGCGGTAAAATTTTGAATATTCAACTTATCGATCATCTTATCATCGCCCAAAATTCCTACTTAAGTTTCGCTGACGAAAATTTATTATGA
- a CDS encoding pyruvate dehydrogenase complex dihydrolipoamide acetyltransferase, with translation MAEVITMPRLSDTMTDGKVAKWHKKVGDQVKEGDILAEIETDKAVQDFEAEVNGTLLFIGTEEGGSSPVDSVLAIIGKEGEDISALKGGNSNGTSDKDATQIPEEHQTENNVTAVETAEPVEKENGTEGKNSSAEIPDGVEVITMPRLSDTMSEGKVAKWHKKVGDQVKEGDILAEIETDKAVQDFESEFTGTLLYVGTEEGGASPVDAVLAIIGPEGTNVSGIVSGGGKKAAATPETSGQKSEPTPEKAQASESDSQPTSTANSERVAISPLAKKMAEDKGIDLNALKGSGENGRIVKKDIEGFTPSTKEVADNAAPQTASAKAAPAQANFVQGEDSETPNSQVRNIIAKRLSESKFTAPHYYLIVEINMDKAIVARKEINSLPDTKISFNDMIIKATAMALRKHPQVNSTWKEDKIIHHGNINVGVAVAIPDGLVVPVLKNADQMNYNQISAGVKDMAGRAKSKGLKANEMEGSTFSVSNLGMFGIETFTSIINQPNSAILSVGAIIEKPIVKDGQIVVGNTMKLSLACDHRVVDGATGAQFLQTLRTYLEQPLTLLL, from the coding sequence ATGGCAGAAGTTATAACCATGCCCCGGCTTTCTGATACAATGACGGACGGAAAAGTGGCAAAATGGCACAAAAAAGTGGGCGATCAGGTAAAGGAAGGCGATATTTTAGCTGAAATTGAAACCGATAAAGCCGTACAGGATTTCGAAGCCGAGGTAAACGGAACGCTTTTGTTTATTGGCACGGAAGAAGGCGGGTCCTCGCCCGTAGATTCTGTTTTAGCCATTATTGGAAAAGAAGGAGAAGATATTTCTGCTTTAAAAGGCGGAAATTCGAACGGAACTTCAGACAAAGATGCTACGCAAATTCCCGAAGAACACCAAACAGAAAATAATGTTACCGCTGTGGAAACTGCAGAACCTGTAGAAAAAGAAAACGGCACCGAAGGTAAAAACTCTTCCGCAGAAATTCCGGATGGAGTGGAAGTCATCACAATGCCAAGACTTTCAGATACAATGTCCGAAGGAAAGGTAGCGAAATGGCACAAAAAAGTGGGCGATCAGGTGAAGGAAGGCGATATTTTAGCTGAAATTGAAACCGACAAAGCGGTACAGGATTTTGAATCCGAATTCACCGGAACTTTATTATACGTTGGAACTGAAGAAGGTGGCGCAAGTCCCGTTGATGCCGTTTTAGCCATCATCGGGCCAGAAGGAACCAATGTTTCCGGAATTGTGTCCGGCGGCGGAAAAAAAGCGGCAGCGACACCTGAAACAAGTGGTCAGAAATCTGAACCGACTCCTGAAAAAGCACAAGCTTCCGAGTCCGACTCGCAGCCAACTTCTACCGCAAATTCCGAAAGGGTAGCCATTTCTCCATTAGCCAAAAAAATGGCCGAAGACAAGGGTATCGATCTTAATGCTTTAAAAGGAAGTGGCGAAAATGGCAGAATCGTAAAAAAAGATATCGAAGGATTTACGCCAAGCACGAAAGAAGTTGCGGATAATGCAGCACCGCAAACAGCTTCTGCGAAAGCAGCACCGGCTCAAGCGAATTTTGTACAGGGCGAAGATTCCGAAACCCCGAACTCGCAGGTGAGAAATATTATTGCGAAAAGACTTTCCGAAAGTAAATTTACTGCGCCACATTATTATCTGATCGTTGAGATCAATATGGACAAAGCGATTGTTGCCAGAAAAGAAATTAACTCGTTGCCGGATACGAAGATTTCTTTCAACGATATGATTATCAAAGCAACCGCAATGGCTTTAAGAAAACATCCGCAGGTAAATTCAACCTGGAAAGAGGATAAGATTATTCACCACGGAAACATTAACGTTGGCGTCGCAGTCGCAATTCCCGACGGTTTGGTGGTTCCCGTTCTGAAAAATGCGGATCAAATGAATTACAACCAAATCTCCGCAGGCGTAAAAGACATGGCCGGACGTGCAAAATCCAAAGGTTTGAAAGCCAATGAAATGGAAGGTTCTACCTTCTCCGTTTCCAATTTGGGAATGTTTGGTATCGAGACTTTTACTTCCATTATCAACCAGCCGAATTCCGCCATTCTGTCCGTGGGGGCAATCATCGAAAAACCGATTGTAAAAGACGGTCAGATTGTCGTGGGAAATACCATGAAACTTTCTTTGGCGTGTGACCACAGGGTAGTCGACGGCGCTACGGGCGCGCAGTTTTTGCAGACTTTAAGAACGTATTTGGAGCAGCCTTTAACATTGTTGCTCTAA
- a CDS encoding sodium-translocating pyrophosphatase — protein MNLFYLVPIFGIVALIYTFIQSNWVTKQNAGSARMQEIAGYISDGAMAFLKAEYKVMGYFVIIVAILLGLMGASSANSHWSLAISFIIGAILSATAGFIGMKIATKSNVRTAEAAKTSLAKALKVSFTGGSVMGMGVAGLAVLGLGALYLVIKQIFAPDAAANSHEMEKAIEILTGFSLGAESIALFARVGGGIYTKAADVGADLVGKVEAGIPEDDPRNPATIADNVGDNVGDVAGMGADLFGSYVATVLATMVLGNETISPDLFGGFAPILLPMLIAGTGIIYSIIGTLFVKVGEAVELDTAPIQNALNLGNWGSIVLTAISSYFLVNYLMPDTMTLRGHEFTKMGVFGAIIVGLVVGTLMSIITEYYTAMGKGPVKSIVKQSSTGHATNIIGGLAVGMESTFLPILVLAGGIYGSFLCAGLYGVAIAAAGMMATTAMQLAIDAFGPIADNAGGIAEMSELPKEVREKTDILDAVGNTTAATGKGFAIASAALTALALFAAFVGIAGIDGIDIYRADVLAGLFVGGMIPFIFSSLAIRAVGTAAMAMVEEVRRQFREIPGILEGKATPEYEKCVAISTDASIKKMMLPGAIAIISPLLMGFIFGPEVLGGFLAGATVSGVLMGMFQNNAGGAWDNAKKSFEQGVDINGETYYKGSEPHKASVTGDTVGDPFKDTSGPSMNILIKLMSIVSLVIAPTLAIMHKDKIEENRREKIESLNRMAGITAGTSAVVNGMNAGSPALAPEVRGTLNAEGDFVYDTGNIQEVKLSNKTIQLGENSQLYSLYNGVKLEDQSLLNNDRWFTIENLYFQSGSSELKTGSETPLNNLAEIMADHPTLKIKLGGYTDNTGSEGSNLKLSNLRAMTARLKLIEMGIAADRIETEGYGSAFPVCESNDTEECKAQNRRIDVKVLNF, from the coding sequence ATGAATTTATTTTATTTGGTACCCATCTTCGGTATTGTTGCCCTAATTTACACTTTCATTCAGAGTAACTGGGTGACAAAGCAAAACGCCGGAAGCGCGCGAATGCAGGAAATCGCCGGTTACATCTCAGATGGCGCAATGGCCTTCTTAAAAGCCGAGTATAAAGTAATGGGGTACTTCGTGATCATCGTTGCGATTCTACTTGGTTTAATGGGCGCGTCGAGTGCCAATTCGCACTGGAGTTTGGCCATTTCCTTTATCATTGGAGCAATCCTTTCAGCTACGGCGGGATTTATCGGAATGAAGATCGCCACCAAATCAAATGTAAGAACTGCCGAAGCCGCAAAAACTTCTTTGGCAAAAGCCTTGAAAGTGTCGTTCACCGGAGGTTCCGTTATGGGAATGGGTGTTGCCGGTTTAGCGGTTTTAGGATTGGGGGCTCTATACCTGGTTATCAAGCAGATTTTTGCACCGGATGCCGCAGCCAATTCGCATGAAATGGAAAAAGCCATCGAAATTCTTACAGGATTTTCTTTAGGGGCAGAGTCAATTGCGCTTTTCGCCAGAGTTGGTGGCGGAATCTATACAAAAGCGGCCGATGTTGGGGCCGATTTAGTGGGTAAAGTTGAAGCCGGGATTCCGGAAGACGACCCAAGAAATCCGGCGACCATCGCAGATAATGTGGGAGACAATGTTGGCGATGTGGCCGGAATGGGCGCCGATTTATTCGGTTCTTATGTTGCCACGGTTTTAGCGACGATGGTTTTGGGTAACGAAACAATTTCTCCGGATCTCTTCGGCGGATTTGCGCCCATCCTCTTACCGATGTTAATCGCCGGAACAGGAATTATTTATTCGATTATCGGAACTTTATTTGTGAAAGTAGGCGAAGCGGTAGAGCTGGACACGGCACCCATTCAAAACGCCTTAAACTTAGGAAACTGGGGAAGCATTGTATTAACCGCGATATCTTCGTATTTCCTCGTGAATTATTTAATGCCCGACACGATGACTTTAAGAGGTCACGAATTTACGAAAATGGGCGTTTTTGGTGCCATCATCGTTGGTTTGGTAGTAGGAACTTTAATGAGCATCATTACAGAATATTATACGGCGATGGGTAAAGGTCCTGTGAAGAGCATCGTAAAACAATCTTCAACTGGCCATGCGACCAATATTATTGGCGGCTTGGCAGTTGGTATGGAATCTACTTTTTTACCGATCTTGGTTTTAGCCGGCGGTATTTACGGTTCGTTTCTTTGCGCTGGATTATACGGAGTCGCGATTGCGGCAGCGGGAATGATGGCTACCACAGCCATGCAGTTGGCGATTGACGCCTTCGGACCAATTGCTGATAACGCCGGTGGAATTGCCGAAATGAGCGAGCTTCCGAAAGAAGTTCGGGAGAAAACGGATATTCTGGACGCGGTTGGTAATACCACTGCAGCCACAGGAAAAGGTTTCGCCATCGCTTCCGCAGCATTAACGGCGCTTGCATTATTTGCAGCATTCGTTGGAATTGCAGGAATCGACGGAATTGATATTTACCGCGCCGATGTTCTGGCCGGTTTATTTGTGGGCGGAATGATTCCATTTATATTTTCTTCACTGGCCATCAGAGCCGTAGGAACTGCTGCAATGGCAATGGTAGAAGAAGTTCGCCGTCAGTTTCGAGAAATTCCGGGGATTTTGGAAGGAAAAGCAACACCGGAATATGAAAAATGTGTCGCCATTTCTACAGATGCTTCCATTAAAAAAATGATGCTTCCCGGTGCGATTGCTATTATTTCGCCGTTATTGATGGGCTTTATTTTTGGTCCGGAAGTTTTGGGAGGATTTTTAGCGGGTGCTACGGTTTCCGGAGTCCTAATGGGAATGTTTCAGAACAATGCAGGTGGTGCCTGGGATAATGCGAAGAAATCTTTTGAGCAGGGAGTCGATATCAACGGAGAAACATATTACAAAGGTTCCGAACCGCATAAAGCCTCTGTTACCGGCGATACTGTTGGAGATCCGTTTAAAGACACGTCAGGTCCATCCATGAATATCCTGATCAAACTAATGTCGATCGTTTCCCTCGTTATCGCGCCGACTTTGGCAATTATGCACAAAGATAAAATTGAAGAAAACCGTCGGGAAAAAATTGAATCATTAAACAGAATGGCAGGAATTACTGCAGGAACTTCTGCGGTGGTTAACGGCATGAACGCAGGTTCTCCTGCACTTGCGCCGGAGGTGAGAGGAACTTTGAATGCGGAGGGCGATTTTGTGTACGACACAGGAAATATTCAGGAAGTAAAATTATCCAACAAAACCATTCAACTGGGGGAAAACAGCCAGCTGTATTCGCTTTATAATGGAGTGAAATTGGAGGATCAATCTCTTTTAAATAATGACCGGTGGTTTACGATTGAAAATTTATATTTCCAAAGTGGAAGCAGCGAATTAAAAACCGGTTCTGAAACGCCACTCAATAATTTGGCAGAAATCATGGCCGATCATCCAACATTGAAAATAAAATTAGGCGGTTATACCGACAATACGGGAAGTGAAGGCAGCAACTTAAAGTTGTCGAATCTTCGTGCGATGACGGCGAGACTGAAGTTAATTGAGATGGGAATTGCTGCAGACCGAATTGAGACCGAAGGGTATGGTTCAGCATTTCCGGTTTGCGAAAGCAATGATACCGAAGAGTGTAAAGCGCAGAACAGAAGAATTGACGTTAAAGTATTAAACTTTTAA
- a CDS encoding inorganic pyrophosphatase, with protein sequence MIPNFKAHPWHGISVGDEAPNVVNVFVEIVPSDTIKYEVDKQSGYLKVDRPQQFSNIIPALYGFIPRTYCHDEVLKLAIESGATDVETGDLDPLDICVLSSHNIHSGGMLMEAIPIGGFKMIDKGEADDKIVAVMKGDHAFGHFRDIEDLPQAEVKRLMHYFLTYKNLPDEPQKCRIQEVYGAEHAKKVIRASEQDYANKFGG encoded by the coding sequence ATGATACCAAATTTTAAAGCGCATCCTTGGCACGGCATTTCTGTGGGAGACGAAGCGCCAAATGTTGTAAATGTTTTTGTAGAAATCGTTCCGAGCGATACCATAAAATATGAAGTTGATAAGCAAAGTGGTTATCTGAAAGTAGACCGTCCGCAGCAGTTTTCGAACATCATCCCGGCATTGTACGGTTTTATTCCGAGAACGTACTGTCACGACGAAGTATTAAAACTGGCTATCGAAAGTGGTGCAACCGATGTAGAAACCGGTGATCTGGATCCGCTGGATATTTGTGTTTTAAGCTCTCATAATATTCACTCCGGTGGAATGTTGATGGAGGCTATCCCAATTGGCGGTTTTAAAATGATCGACAAAGGTGAAGCCGATGATAAAATTGTGGCGGTAATGAAAGGCGATCACGCTTTTGGTCATTTCCGCGATATTGAAGATCTTCCGCAAGCGGAAGTTAAGAGACTGATGCACTATTTCCTCACCTATAAAAATCTTCCGGATGAGCCGCAGAAATGTCGCATTCAGGAAGTTTACGGCGCGGAGCATGCCAAAAAGGTAATCCGGGCATCCGAGCAGGATTACGCAAATAAATTTGGGGGATAA
- a CDS encoding ABC transporter ATP-binding protein produces the protein MIKANNIHKSYGNLEVLKGVDIHIKEGEVISIVGESGAGKSTLLQILGTLDTPSTPKHFETEIALAGQSFINMSDRQLSLFRNENIGFVFQFHQLLPEFSALENVLLPTRISGKNEKESLEKAYSLFEDLNIAHRIHHKPNEMSGGEAQRTAVARALINSPKIIFADEPTGNLDSKNADDLHQLFFDLRSKYNQTFVIVTHNTHLADTTDRKLVMKDGQII, from the coding sequence ATGATCAAAGCAAACAATATTCATAAATCCTACGGTAATCTCGAAGTACTGAAAGGAGTTGATATTCATATTAAAGAAGGCGAAGTCATTTCCATCGTCGGGGAATCCGGTGCCGGCAAATCCACACTTCTACAAATTCTCGGAACCTTAGATACACCAAGCACGCCAAAACATTTCGAAACAGAAATCGCTTTGGCCGGGCAGTCCTTCATCAACATGAGCGATCGCCAGCTTTCCCTTTTTCGTAATGAAAACATTGGCTTTGTTTTTCAGTTTCATCAACTTTTGCCCGAATTTAGTGCCCTGGAAAACGTTTTGTTGCCCACACGCATTTCCGGGAAAAACGAAAAAGAATCCTTAGAAAAAGCCTACTCATTATTTGAAGACCTCAATATTGCACACCGTATTCATCACAAACCCAATGAAATGTCGGGCGGCGAAGCGCAAAGAACGGCGGTTGCAAGGGCATTAATCAACTCTCCAAAAATTATTTTTGCCGATGAACCAACGGGAAATTTAGATTCCAAAAACGCCGACGATCTGCACCAACTGTTTTTCGATTTAAGATCAAAATACAATCAAACTTTCGTTATCGTCACTCACAATACGCATCTTGCCGATACCACCGACCGGAAACTGGTTATGAAAGACGGCCAGATTATCTAA